A stretch of Camelina sativa cultivar DH55 chromosome 18, Cs, whole genome shotgun sequence DNA encodes these proteins:
- the LOC104763292 gene encoding uncharacterized protein LOC104763292, giving the protein MRDSSRKAVRIDAFITDGFCRRNNFKNFSDHVGDVDSFHNNAVMKCENLMKQGLPFRGHDESEKSANRGNFVELFKYTADQNEVEVVKSIIEEIDHDVFALLVDESADVSDKEQMAVVFRFVDKSGIVKERFLSITHVSETSATSLKSAIDNLFAKYGLSIKKLRGQGYDGAVGASCKRKDMIRESHRKKIQEEINNGERSTGTGFNQEISLQRPGNTRWSSHYRTLVRLIELFSSIIELQEFNNRFNEVNTELLICVASLSPIDAFSEFDHSKLLTLSKFYPDDFSSGEFISLEQELSIYIDNVRNDDIFSNLKNLGDLARLLVETRKHMSYPLVYKLLKLVLILPVATTTVERCFSAMKFIKTHRRNRIGDEFLNGCLVCFIEKDVFNTITNETVIKRFQNMKNHRMLL; this is encoded by the exons ATGAG AGACAGTTCTAGGAAAGCTGTGAGAATTGATGCATTTATCACAGATGGATTCTGTAGGAggaataatttcaaaaatttttcaGATCATGTGGGAGATGTTGATAGTTTTCATAACAACGCAGTTATGAAGTGTGAAAATTTGATGAAACAAG GATTACCTTTTCGTGGTCATGATGAGTCTGAAAAATCTGCTAATCGAGGAAACTTTGTGGAACTTTTTAAGTACACTGCTGATCAGAATGAAGTT GAAGTAGTCAAATCTATTATTGAAGAGATTGATCATGATGTTTTTGCTTTGTTGGTGGATGAATCTGCTGACGTTTCTGATAAAGAACAAATGGCAGTAGTGTTTAGATTTGTTGATAAAAGTGGGATagtcaaagagagattcttgagtATTACACATGTGAGTGAGACATCTGCAACATCTTTAAAATCTGCTATTGATAATTTGTTTGCTAAATATGGATTGAGTATTAAAAAGTTGAGAgggcaaggctatgatggagc GGTGGGAGCTTcatgcaaaagaaaagatatgaTCCGAGAGAGTCATAGAaaaaagattcaagaagaaattaatAATGGTGAAAGAAGTACTGGAACAGGGTTTAATCAAGAGATCTCTCTTCAAAGACCAGGAAATACCCGTTGGAGTTCTCACTACAGAACTCTAGTGCGATTGATTGAgttattttcttctataatcGAG CTTCAAGAATTTAACAACCGCTTTAATGAGGTGAACACTGAATTGCTTATTTGTGTTGCTTCTCTATCTCCCATTGATGCATTTTCTGAGTTTGATCACTCAAAGTTATTGACGTTATCTAAGTTCTATCCAGATGACTTTAGTTCGGGGGAGTTCATATCTCTTGAGCAAGAATTATCTATCTACATTGATAATGTACgaaatgatgacatattttcTAATTTGAAGAATCTAGGGGACCTTGCTCGATTGTTGGtggaaacacgaaaacatatgTCATATCCTTTGGTTTACAAGCTTTTgaagttggttttgattttgccGGTTGCTACTACAACTGTTGAGAGATGTTTTTCAGCCATGAAATTCATAAAGACGCATCGACGTAATCGGATTGGAGATGAATTTTTGAATGgttgtttagtttgttttatcgAGAAAGATGTGTTCAATACTATTACAAATGAGACTGTGATAAAAAGATTTCAGAACATGAAGAATCATAGAATGCTATTGTAG